One segment of Etheostoma cragini isolate CJK2018 chromosome 23, CSU_Ecrag_1.0, whole genome shotgun sequence DNA contains the following:
- the pnpla8 gene encoding calcium-independent phospholipase A2-gamma — translation MSRIRSTLDSVTKAVGSTDLISKFSRFKPGSAKVDSTHAEKALVTAETLTSNNTATPSPPKATMEEEEKEGKRITAEEECSMQQQQVRENPFIATKKSTSSLASAANVSASSSSSTLAKQTMQLFHPASLSTNMDETYKTLAQHINCYFSASTQEEEEEEEGDSRPLHQHREAGGPVSQPTLSYVARTTREHIPVLSSVAEAKGIEAPATSPPPPCPSDKLSPPAASPSSDIPTTQSSAQSISVPATSPKKGFSHYLSYPRPSVQAFVGSYIAPLVPKFRGDSKSIMAEKSKSSAVAVEEPTVDKAGKKTDSDEKKKDVVNQQLLTQREKIIARVSLDNRTRALVKGLQKVTDVKLLTSRVEELIHHLLEFPETRGVVVKESALPCLMRLRQARDLPLQGAVREALALIGYTEPVKGRGIRVLAIDGGGTRGLLALQTLHKLQNLTGKRVHQLFDYICGVSTGAILAFMLGIFQIPLEECEEMYRKLGSDVFKQNVIVGTVKMGWSHAFYDSEIWENILKERMGERRMIESARDPHCPKVSAVSTIVNRGLPLKAYTFRNYRLMPGVRSHYLGDCNHKMWQAIRASSAAPGYFQEFVLGKDLHQDGGLLINNPTALAIHECKCLWPNTPLQCVLSLGTGRYEAAGQNSTTYTSLKTKLSHVISSATDTEEVHTMLDALLPPDTYFRFNPYMSEDIPLNESRTEKLNFLKGEGERYLERNEAKLRKVASVLSQEKSAIQRLAEWAKLKAEMYEGLPFLSKL, via the exons ATGTCGCGAATCAGGAGCACACTTGATAGTGTCACCAAGGCAGTAGGCAGCACAGACCTCATCTCCAAGTTCTCCCGCTTCAAGCCTGGCAGCGCCAAGGTCGACAGCACCCATGCAGAAAAGGCTCTGGTCACAGCCGAGACCTTAACCTCAAACAACACAGCTACACCCTCACCACCTAAAGCCAccatggaagaagaagaaaaagaaggcaaGAGGATCACAGCCGAGGAAGAGTGCAGCATGCAACAGCAGCAAGTTAGAGAAAATCCTTTTATTGCCACAAAGAAATCCACATCAAGTTTAGCTTCAGCAGCGAATGTTTCTGCATCTAGCTCTTCCTCGACTCTcgcaaaacaaacaatgcagcTATTTCACCCAGCATCTCTGTCCACCAACATGGATGAGACCTACAAAACTCTGGCTCAGCACATCAATTGTTACTTTAGCGCCAgcacacaagaagaagaagaagaagaagaaggagacagCAGGCCTCTGCATCAGCacagagaagcaggtgggcctgTTTCTCAGCCCACTCTCAGCTACGTTGCTCGCACAACTAGGGAGCACATTCCTGTGTTGTCCTCAGTGGCAGAGGCTAAAGGTATTGAAGCACCCGCcacctctcctccccctccctgtcCATCAGATAAGCTCAGTCCTCCAGCAGCATCACCCTCCTCTGACATCCCTACAACTCAAAGTTCAGCTCAGTCCATCTCTGTGCCTGCTACCTCCCCTAAGAAAGGCTTCAGCCACTATCTTTCTTACCCTCGGCCCAGCGTTCAGGCGTTTGTCGGCAGCTACATTGCACCCCTGGTTCCCAAATTCAGAGGTGATTCCAAAAGCATTATGGCTGAAAAAAGCAAGTCTTCAGCAGTAGCTGTGGAAGAGCCCACTGTGGACAAGGCAGGAAAGAAGACAGACAGTGACGAGAAGAAAAAGGACGTAGTGAACCAACAGCTGTTGACTCAAAGAGAGAAG ATAATAGCCAGGGTGAGTTTAGACAACAGGACCAGAGCCCTGGTGAAAGGCTTGCAGAAAGTCACTGATGTCAAGCTCCTCACCAGTCGAGTGGAGGAGCTCATCCATCACCTTCTGGAGTTCCCTGAGACACGAGGTGTAGTTGTCAAG GAGAGTGCGCTGCCCTGTTTAATGCGATTGCGCCAGGCCAGAGACCTGCCTCTTCAGGGTGCTGTGAGAGAAGCTCTGGCCCTGATTGGCTACACTGAACCAGTTAAAGGCAGAGGAATTCGGGTCCTGGCCATAGACGGAGGCGGAACAAG GGGGCTGCTGGCCCTGCAGACTCTCCATAAACTGCAGAACCTGACAGGTAAACGAGTCCACCAGCTGTTCGACTATATCTGTGGAGTCAGTACAG GTGCTATTTTGGCCTTCATGTTGGGAATTTTTCAGATCCCCTTAGAAGAGTGCGAGGAGATGTACAGGAAGCTGGGTTCAGACGTCTTCAAACAGAATGTTATTGTTGGAACCGTAAAGATGGGCTGGAGCCATGCTTTCTATGATAGTGAAATATGGGAAAACATACTAAA ggaacGTATGGGTGAGAGGCGTATGATTGAGAGTGCTAGGGACCCACACTGCCCCAAA GTGTCAGCAGTGAGCACCATTGTGAACAGGGGATTACCTCTAAAGGCCTACACGTTTAGGAACTACAGACTCATGCCAGGAGTGAGATCCCACTACCTGGGAGACTGCAACCACAAAATGTGGCAGGCTATCAGGGCCTCGTCTGCCGCCCCAGGCTACTTCCAGGAATTTGTCCTGGGAAAAGACCTCCATCAG GATGGGGGACTTCTGATCAACAACCCCACAGCATTGGCCATCCACGAGTGTAAGTGTCTGTGGCCTAACACACcactgcagtgtgtgttgtcTCTGGGCACCGGGCGGTACGAGGCGGCGGGCCAGAACAGCACGACCTACACAAGCCTCAAGACCAAGCTCTCCCACGTCATCAGCAGCGCCACAGATACCGAGG aagtgCACACCATGCTGGACGCACTCCTGCCCCCTGACACGTACTTCCGCTTCAACCCCTACATGAGCGAGGACATCCCGTTGAACGAGAGCCGTACCGAGAAGCTCAACTTCCTCAAGGGCGAGGGGGAGCGCTACCTGGAACGCAACGAGGCCAAGCTGAGGAAGGTGGCTAGCGTGCTCAGCCAGGAGAAGAGCGCCATCCAGAGACTGGCAGAATGGGCCAAGCTCAAGGCCGAAATGTACGAGGGCCTCCCCTTCCTCTCCAAGCTGTAG
- the avpr2l gene encoding arginine vasopressin receptor 2, like, protein MGSASNHRSEKATDEDGEVYGHLALIRAGVLGLVFVLATCGNLFFLGALWKKRKRNTKTQLFLLHLCLADLVVAFFQVLPQFLMEITHRFRGTDFMCRSVKYLQVVGMFASTYMIVAMTIDRYHAVCKPMVSFLKGSFRRYLSIGAAWLISLAFSSPQISIFSLLEVEENQYDCWATFIEPWGSRVYVTWITLSVFALPAVIVLYCQIRICTTIYINMKRKALQTGRAGTKGVSNAMLKTVKMTFVIIMTYTLCWSPFFVVQLWSAWSPSSAPTKGPVFAIIMLLASLNSCTNPWIYLYYS, encoded by the exons atgggTTCCGCAAGCAACCACAGGTCAGAAAAGGCAACAGATGAGGATGGAGAAGTGTATGGACATCTTGCGCTCATCAGAGCTGGAGTTTTGGGTTTGGTATTTGTGCTTGCAACTTGTGGCAATCTCTTCTTCTTGGGCGCACTTTGGAAGAAGCGAAAAAGAAACACCAAAACCCAGCTGTTCCTCTTGCATCTGTGCTTGGCAGATCTGGTGGTCGCTTTTTTCCAAGTCCTACCGCAGTTTCTCATGGAAATTACGCACAGGTTCCGAGGCACGGACTTCATGTGTCGGTCCGTAAAATACTTGCAGGTGGTGGGGATGTTTGCCTCCACGTACATGATTGTGGCCATGACCATAGACCGGTACCACGCGGTTTGTAAGCCAATGGTTTCCTTCTTGAAGGGCTCGTTTAGGAGATACCTCTCCATTGGCGCAGCATGGCTAATCTCTCTCGCCTTCAGCTCTCCTCAGatctccatcttctctctccTGGAAGTGGAGGAGAACCAGTACGATTGCTGGGCTACATTTATTGAACCGTGGGGGAGCAGGGTTTACGTCACCTGGATCACCCTGTCAGTGTTCGCCCTGCCTGCAGTCATTGTGCTCTATTGCCAAATAAGAATATGCACAACAATCTACATCAACATGAAGAGAAAGGCGCTGCAGACAGGGCGCGCGGGCACCAAGGGTGTGTCCAACGCGATGCTTAAGACTGTGAAAATGACTTTTGTTATTATCATGACATACACACTGTGTTGGAGCCCGTTCTTTGTTGTCCAGTTATGGTCTGCATGGAGCCCAAGCAGTGCGCCTACTAAAG gTCCAGTGTTTGCCATCATCATGCTGTTGGCCAGCctcaacagctgcaccaacCCCTGGATATATCTCTACTATAGCTAA
- the LOC117938470 gene encoding dnaJ homolog subfamily B member 9-like: MATAQSALLLAVHVLLISEFILAARDYYDILGVPKDANERLIKKAFHKLALKYHPDRNKSPDAEAKFREIAEAYETLSDDKRRRDYDQFGHGSSSGGGQGRGGGGGGGRGQAGQGGDYHFRQQYQSFNFDDIFKDFDTFGQRHQHHFHSHSHNQAHQKRPFDSQFQAHREAMNRQKRQFQQGGFGGGLFDDMFEDLEKMFSFNTHSSRTDGRYHGSGKQHCRTVTERRGNMVTTFTDCS; the protein is encoded by the exons ATGGCCACAGCGCAGTCGGCGCTGCTGCTAGCAGTGCATGTTCTGCTGATCTCAGAGTTCATCCTGGCAGCAAGGGACTACTACGACATTCTGGGGGTACCTAAAGATGCAAATGAACGCCTGATCAAGAAGGCCTTCCATAAGCTGGCTCTGAAGTACCATCCTGACAGAAACAAAAGCCCAGACGCCGAAGCCAAGTTCAGGGAGATAGCAGAAG CTTATGAGACGTTATCAGATGATAAGAGGAGACGAGACTACGACCAGTTTGGCCACGGCTCGTCCTCAGGTGGTGGccaaggaagaggaggaggaggaggaggcggaagAGGACAAGCAGGACAAGGAGGAGACTACCACTTCAGGCAGCAGTACCAGTCCTTCAActttgatgacattttcaaagaCTTTGACACTTTTGGTCAGCGACACCAACACCACTTTCACTCCCACTCCCACAATCAAGCCCACCAAAAGAGACCGTTCGACAGCCAGTTTCAGGCCCATCGGGAGGCAATGAACAGACAGAAGAGACAGTTTCAGCAGGGGGGCTTTGGTGGAGGACTCTTCGATGACATGTTTGAGGACTTGGAGAAGATGTTCTCCTTTAACACACACAGTTCCAGGACTGACGGCCGATACCATGGCTCTGGGAAGCAGCACTGCAGGACAGTGACCGAGCGTAGGGGCAACATGGTGACTACCTTCACTGACTGCTCCTGA
- the LOC117938466 gene encoding THAP domain-containing protein 5-like isoform X1 has product MAPGGAKGASMKFPLQDKSRLQKWVDNMKREEWTPSRHQYLCSEHFKEDCFDIRWGIRYLKNTAIPTLFPSFEDDGEKKVTPIKQSPKAKPRTLDIDIECTGVDSPLSKRPLILGRTCKKVQSSLTNSFVCEHSEMIFGPPLLSDTGISCHSNLSSEIQTAACEMPGDSGMPTASCITLSPCREPHAEEKADSIVTVLCCESVGSFSDGGENLEAAMGQAFSYVPVELVMDGPKASFLEDRGPSDGEHIYVYEHSYCRPDTDKDQLWRRILSLHAKILGLDRREESTLAKIRALESEVAVLKKDGSVFKEKQKILEDYISSMLL; this is encoded by the exons GTTCCCCTTGCAAGACAAGTCCAGGCTCCAGAAATGGGTAGACAACATGAAGCGGGAGGAGTGGACCCCTAGTCGACATCAGTACCTGTGCAGCGAGCATTTTAAAGAGGACTGCTTTGATATTCGATGGGGAATCCGCTACTTGAAGAACACAGCCATCCCAACCCTATTTCCCTCCTTTGAGGAT gatggagagaaaaaagtcaCCCCCATTAAACAAAGCCCCAAGGCCAAACCCAGAACTTTAGACATTGACATTGAGTGCACAGGAGTTGACTCACCTCTCAGCAAGAGGCCGCTTATTTTGGGCAGAACATGCAAAAAGGTACAGTCAAGTTTAACAAACAGCTTTGTCTGTGAACACTCAGAGATGATATTTGGACCACCTCTGTTGTCGGACACTGGCATCTCCTGTCATTCAAATCTCTCATCAGAGATACAGACTGCCGCTTGTGAGATGCCAGGCGACAGCGGAATGCCAACAGCGTCTTGCATCACATTGTCCCCATGCAGGGAGCCCCATGCTGAAGAAAAGGCTGACTCGATTGTTACAGTTTTGTGCTGTGAGTCAGTGGGCTCTTTCTCGGATGGAGGGGAAAACTTGGAGGCAGCAATGGGCCAGGCTTTTAGCTACGTCCCTGTAGAATTGGTAATGGATGGACCTAAAGCCTCTTTTTTGGAGGATAGGGGACCCAGCGATGGAGAGCACATTTATGTTTACGAGCACTCGTACTGCAGACCGGACACTGACAAAGATCAGCTTTGGCGGAGGATCTTGAGTTTGCATGCAAAGATCTTGGGACTGGATCGCAGGGAGGAGAGCACTTTGGCCAAAATCCGTGCTCTGGAGAGCGAGGTAGCCGTCCTGAAAAAAGAtggttctgtttttaaagagaagCAGAAAATTTTAGAAGATTATATATCATCCATGTTGCTCTGA
- the LOC117938466 gene encoding THAP domain-containing protein 5-like isoform X2 encodes MKREEWTPSRHQYLCSEHFKEDCFDIRWGIRYLKNTAIPTLFPSFEDDGEKKVTPIKQSPKAKPRTLDIDIECTGVDSPLSKRPLILGRTCKKVQSSLTNSFVCEHSEMIFGPPLLSDTGISCHSNLSSEIQTAACEMPGDSGMPTASCITLSPCREPHAEEKADSIVTVLCCESVGSFSDGGENLEAAMGQAFSYVPVELVMDGPKASFLEDRGPSDGEHIYVYEHSYCRPDTDKDQLWRRILSLHAKILGLDRREESTLAKIRALESEVAVLKKDGSVFKEKQKILEDYISSMLL; translated from the exons ATGAAGCGGGAGGAGTGGACCCCTAGTCGACATCAGTACCTGTGCAGCGAGCATTTTAAAGAGGACTGCTTTGATATTCGATGGGGAATCCGCTACTTGAAGAACACAGCCATCCCAACCCTATTTCCCTCCTTTGAGGAT gatggagagaaaaaagtcaCCCCCATTAAACAAAGCCCCAAGGCCAAACCCAGAACTTTAGACATTGACATTGAGTGCACAGGAGTTGACTCACCTCTCAGCAAGAGGCCGCTTATTTTGGGCAGAACATGCAAAAAGGTACAGTCAAGTTTAACAAACAGCTTTGTCTGTGAACACTCAGAGATGATATTTGGACCACCTCTGTTGTCGGACACTGGCATCTCCTGTCATTCAAATCTCTCATCAGAGATACAGACTGCCGCTTGTGAGATGCCAGGCGACAGCGGAATGCCAACAGCGTCTTGCATCACATTGTCCCCATGCAGGGAGCCCCATGCTGAAGAAAAGGCTGACTCGATTGTTACAGTTTTGTGCTGTGAGTCAGTGGGCTCTTTCTCGGATGGAGGGGAAAACTTGGAGGCAGCAATGGGCCAGGCTTTTAGCTACGTCCCTGTAGAATTGGTAATGGATGGACCTAAAGCCTCTTTTTTGGAGGATAGGGGACCCAGCGATGGAGAGCACATTTATGTTTACGAGCACTCGTACTGCAGACCGGACACTGACAAAGATCAGCTTTGGCGGAGGATCTTGAGTTTGCATGCAAAGATCTTGGGACTGGATCGCAGGGAGGAGAGCACTTTGGCCAAAATCCGTGCTCTGGAGAGCGAGGTAGCCGTCCTGAAAAAAGAtggttctgtttttaaagagaagCAGAAAATTTTAGAAGATTATATATCATCCATGTTGCTCTGA